Proteins from a single region of Undibacterium sp. KW1:
- a CDS encoding TetR/AcrR family transcriptional regulator yields the protein MKTSKSQQEQTRRTLIRTAVDLITEKGYDAATMKQIAREAGIGDATIYKYFPSKEKILLAYYELCIEITLEVVQETPGWDEFTLQEKLQRLVDALLELLLGDREFVEITRDIFGKSPLLMMRDNMPGQQTLKQEIISLLEEAEHRGDISPCDFKNLIGGLFGDYLFAVIAYWLKDDSEEFSNTTQLVDMTLAILVMALKSGIVNKVSELASFMLRNQLSRIMQNGSGLLEMVKLVRNGLGDVR from the coding sequence ATGAAAACTTCCAAGTCCCAGCAAGAGCAAACCCGGCGCACCTTGATACGCACTGCCGTTGATCTGATTACAGAAAAAGGCTATGACGCTGCCACCATGAAGCAGATTGCCCGTGAGGCGGGTATAGGGGATGCGACGATTTACAAGTACTTCCCCAGCAAGGAAAAAATCCTGCTGGCTTACTATGAGCTGTGTATAGAAATAACGCTGGAAGTTGTGCAGGAAACACCGGGTTGGGACGAATTTACCCTACAAGAAAAGCTGCAAAGGCTGGTGGATGCCTTGCTGGAGCTCTTGCTGGGCGACCGTGAGTTTGTGGAAATCACACGTGATATCTTTGGCAAATCCCCACTGTTGATGATGCGCGACAATATGCCAGGCCAGCAAACCCTGAAGCAGGAAATTATCAGCCTGCTGGAAGAGGCGGAGCATCGTGGCGATATTTCTCCTTGCGATTTCAAGAACCTCATCGGTGGATTGTTTGGTGATTATCTGTTTGCTGTCATTGCTTACTGGCTCAAGGATGACTCGGAAGAATTCTCGAATACCACGCAACTGGTGGACATGACGCTGGCGATACTGGTGATGGCTTTGAAGAGTGGCATCGTCAATAAAGTATCTGAGCTGGCCAGCTTCATGTTGCGCAACCAGTTGTCACGCATCATGCAAAATGGTTCTGGTTTGCTGGAAATGGTCAAGCTTGTGCGCAATGGTCTAGGGGACGTGCGATGA
- a CDS encoding AarF/ABC1/UbiB kinase family protein: protein MNKAPPASKLGRTAITGLALAQAGASKLGHKARQMLRSDDDKQAAQERHEAELGRILFKALNQLKGSALKVSQLLSMEADFLPEGIRRELAKGCHQVTPLNRALIHKVFQREFGEAPEHLYAQFDAHAFAAASLGQVHHARLADGRHLAVKVQYPGIAAAIGSDLRMLRGIFQTMAMGTTILPRKEVIDRFMSELEVKMGEELDYEHEAMQLSWFHERVNLPGIVIPKCIAEMSRKRVLTMERLDGLHLDAWLATAPDQAQRNHYGQLLFDWFWFSVCELGRVHADPHPGNFLFMSGGRLAVLDFGCTNKISYNFCDAMARSWRALLMTDVAERNRILRLAYIDLSLFSDAVTQDEFDQSVVTALADLHAWKMEAFQSSEFDFSNKSPYPKTINAEHSRLLSGILAGWHEDVPYFDRAYLGLMNMLKKMGAVVNTEIAWTKQGASHVNTN, encoded by the coding sequence ATGAACAAGGCACCACCTGCCAGCAAGCTGGGCAGAACTGCCATCACTGGCCTGGCGCTGGCACAGGCTGGTGCCAGCAAGCTGGGGCACAAGGCGCGGCAAATGTTGCGCAGCGACGATGACAAGCAAGCTGCGCAAGAAAGACATGAAGCTGAGCTGGGGCGCATACTGTTCAAGGCACTGAACCAGTTAAAAGGTAGTGCCCTCAAGGTGTCGCAATTGCTGAGTATGGAAGCCGATTTTCTCCCGGAAGGCATACGCCGCGAACTGGCGAAAGGCTGTCATCAGGTTACGCCGCTGAACCGCGCACTGATCCACAAAGTGTTCCAGCGTGAATTTGGCGAAGCTCCAGAACACCTGTATGCGCAATTTGATGCACATGCCTTTGCTGCAGCAAGTTTGGGACAGGTACATCATGCCAGATTGGCTGATGGCAGGCATTTGGCGGTGAAAGTGCAATACCCCGGCATTGCCGCTGCCATCGGCAGTGATCTGCGCATGTTACGCGGTATCTTCCAGACCATGGCCATGGGTACCACCATCTTGCCACGTAAGGAGGTGATAGACCGCTTCATGAGCGAGTTGGAAGTAAAGATGGGCGAAGAGCTGGATTATGAACATGAGGCCATGCAACTCAGCTGGTTTCATGAGCGGGTGAATTTACCGGGCATAGTTATCCCCAAATGCATAGCTGAGATGTCGCGCAAGCGGGTCTTGACGATGGAGAGACTAGATGGCCTGCACCTGGATGCATGGCTGGCGACAGCGCCTGACCAGGCACAGCGTAATCACTACGGGCAATTGCTGTTTGACTGGTTCTGGTTCAGTGTATGTGAACTGGGCCGCGTGCATGCTGATCCACACCCGGGCAATTTTTTATTCATGTCGGGTGGGCGTTTGGCGGTACTGGATTTTGGTTGCACCAATAAAATTTCGTACAATTTTTGTGATGCCATGGCGCGCAGTTGGCGTGCCTTGCTGATGACCGATGTGGCTGAGCGTAATCGCATCCTGCGTCTGGCATATATAGATCTGAGTCTGTTCTCTGATGCAGTGACGCAAGATGAATTTGATCAAAGTGTAGTGACCGCACTTGCCGACCTGCATGCCTGGAAGATGGAAGCATTTCAAAGCAGTGAATTTGACTTCAGCAATAAATCGCCCTACCCCAAAACCATCAATGCAGAACATAGCAGACTGCTGTCAGGCATCCTGGCGGGCTGGCATGAAGACGTACCTTATTTTGACCGCGCCTACCTGGGGCTGATGAATATGCTCAAGAAGATGGGTGCTGTCGTCAACACTGAAATAGCCTGGACTAAACAAGGAGCAAGTCATGTCAATACCAACTAA
- a CDS encoding DUF6463 family protein gives MSIPTKRRKIWIGNYLIAVAALHTIAAFLLFGPVFVGMLERGVFNTVNRDPLRSAATWFLLFGGPFLLLGMTINSLERKPDFTEARTLGLGLLLCSIFAVILMPTSGFWLAMPAAIALVNINANQGQAA, from the coding sequence ATGTCAATACCAACTAAGCGCCGGAAAATCTGGATAGGTAATTATCTGATCGCCGTTGCCGCTCTGCACACGATAGCTGCCTTTCTACTCTTTGGTCCAGTTTTTGTGGGCATGCTGGAGCGAGGAGTATTCAATACCGTCAATCGTGACCCTTTACGTTCGGCGGCGACATGGTTCTTGCTGTTTGGTGGTCCATTTTTACTTCTCGGCATGACCATCAACAGTCTGGAACGCAAACCTGATTTTACTGAAGCACGCACGCTGGGTTTGGGTCTCCTGCTCTGCAGCATCTTTGCTGTCATACTGATGCCCACGTCCGGCTTTTGGCTGGCCATGCCTGCCGCAATTGCATTGGTGAACATAAACGCAAACCAGGGGCAGGCAGCATGA
- a CDS encoding translocation/assembly module TamB domain-containing protein, translating into MFILKLLMILIVVSGLVLTWMYKTESGTRAALALIENVSLGSLKFRGVQGTLDDELKLDEFSLVAQDLHINGSAISLRWRLGALWRRQLDITSLQLSALTIASRSSKKASSVPVDIGLPFSLSAPKLALGRLHIATLTDDGKQLETLKLSALTGSFSYQDNLYKAQTTFSSPWGNLKGEAALGSYTPFKLDSRLSLQGQVQEDIPPVILQGVVSGNLHDMQIALEAVLDSAAEKNIRNQNLQGHARGRINSFAAPYVRELDIDVQHFDPSAWQVNAPHADLRVLTKLKPITDEKNVEKNTGKNAQKNTVFGLTGPINIQNSQVASINKQGLPVQSLSTKLFWQGQHLSLTDLAVQLAGKGKLQGQADVNWQAAQLQADLKLNLANIDLNQIDQRLHASNIKGQFSAQTAKDKSINLQAQLQDARASLKAEASYHPEKLLLDLNKFDLQAEDAHLQGAGDISFVGKQAFNVKASLKDFDPARWVATPAGRLQADFSARGQLSPRLDVQVNLQQLLGQYAGQPVQAALDARWLQDQQLQVRQLDAHFGKNTVTAQGNWGGTGDSLKFNIDAQDLSHLNPLLSNWQLALGGKLKADAVLRGRFDEPAGSLDALAEQVMIKRGSQQFTIAQLKSSLNLANGAKGQFDGELVAQHLGGDLPALSSAPDNPDKLAHVSLKLQGRRDAHKLSLETIFPNKQVLSLVANGSMQASAKNDTAWSWNGQLQALNLNGKPDLRLQSSAPLQVSAQSVRLGGLSLQSALGKLELEELEWTPAALKTKGQISDVQVLEIAKLFYPQNAVTGNLRLNAQWKLQLTEQAQGEIKLQRQSGDLRFNDPEGTGTSVALGIRDVQLQMKLGGLVAGSDSENLSLDLLADGSRLGQWQAKLNSRLSKQNDAWTILASAPLSGQVTAAVPDLQWLGPFVNPGVVLKGKLNADARLSGTIGKPGYRANLAGREMEIAFASEGLLLPNGSLDVQIEDKHLKLTNLQFSNTVANMPRHAQFRDENWIGRKGEFKASGDIDMGKETGSIQAQWTQFPLLQRKDRWLLVSGQANIVEANDIWSLTGKVLADGAYFRLPKLPPPSLSSDVVVVRKTDKAVTKAAEAESNRKGLKTRIDVSFDMGPRFVFVGRGLDTGLEGSLRLRSSDGSPLQANGSIRTVKGAYEGYGQQLAIERGILNFQGPPSNPGLNIRALRKGLPVEAGVEVVGTVSAPQVRLVSEPEVPDAEKLSWLVLGRGSDQLASGDASLLMSAATAIFGGDGSRNVPRDIVQGLGFDEFSIGSSSNGSGSRLPVQTIAGSTGTTNATTDQVVSVGKRIMPGLVLSVERGLSDASGGIKLSWQLTRRISITGRTGAESAVDVNYTFSFN; encoded by the coding sequence ATGTTCATCCTCAAGCTGTTGATGATATTGATCGTCGTGTCCGGCCTCGTCCTGACCTGGATGTACAAAACTGAGAGTGGCACCAGAGCTGCGCTGGCACTGATAGAAAATGTCAGTCTTGGCAGCCTCAAATTCCGTGGCGTGCAAGGCACACTGGATGACGAACTCAAACTCGACGAATTCAGCTTGGTTGCCCAGGATTTGCATATCAATGGCAGCGCCATCTCCTTGCGCTGGCGGCTTGGCGCTTTATGGCGACGTCAGCTGGATATCACCAGTCTGCAATTAAGCGCTTTGACTATCGCCAGCAGATCCAGCAAAAAAGCCTCCAGCGTACCTGTTGATATAGGACTACCCTTTAGCCTGAGTGCGCCAAAGCTGGCGCTGGGGCGCTTGCATATCGCTACCCTGACTGATGATGGCAAACAGCTGGAGACCCTGAAGCTCAGTGCACTGACTGGCAGTTTTTCTTATCAAGACAATTTATACAAAGCGCAAACCACATTCAGCAGCCCCTGGGGTAATTTGAAAGGCGAAGCTGCACTGGGCAGCTACACTCCTTTCAAGCTGGATAGTCGCCTGAGCCTGCAAGGCCAGGTCCAGGAGGACATCCCGCCCGTCATTTTGCAGGGCGTGGTTTCCGGCAACCTGCATGATATGCAAATCGCGCTGGAAGCTGTATTGGATAGCGCGGCAGAAAAAAATATCCGTAATCAGAACCTGCAAGGACATGCCAGGGGGCGTATCAATTCATTTGCTGCGCCGTATGTACGCGAGCTTGACATTGATGTGCAACACTTTGACCCGTCCGCCTGGCAGGTCAATGCACCTCATGCAGACTTGCGTGTATTGACGAAGTTGAAACCGATAACAGATGAGAAAAATGTAGAAAAAAATACAGGAAAAAACGCGCAAAAAAATACTGTATTTGGTTTGACTGGTCCTATCAATATTCAGAACAGCCAGGTGGCCAGCATCAATAAACAAGGTTTGCCAGTGCAGTCGCTGAGTACCAAATTGTTCTGGCAGGGCCAGCATTTGAGTCTGACAGACCTGGCAGTGCAACTGGCCGGCAAAGGCAAGTTGCAAGGTCAGGCTGATGTTAATTGGCAAGCGGCGCAATTGCAGGCTGACCTGAAACTGAATCTGGCTAATATAGACCTGAACCAGATCGACCAGCGCCTGCATGCCAGTAATATCAAGGGCCAGTTTTCTGCACAGACAGCGAAAGACAAAAGCATCAATCTGCAAGCACAGTTACAAGATGCCCGCGCCAGCCTGAAAGCAGAAGCCAGTTACCATCCTGAGAAACTGCTTCTCGATTTGAATAAATTTGATCTGCAGGCAGAAGATGCTCATCTGCAGGGTGCAGGTGACATCAGCTTTGTAGGCAAGCAGGCATTCAACGTCAAGGCCAGCCTCAAAGATTTTGACCCCGCACGCTGGGTGGCAACACCGGCAGGCCGCTTGCAGGCAGACTTCAGCGCCCGTGGCCAACTGTCGCCGCGCCTTGATGTACAAGTCAATCTGCAGCAATTGCTGGGCCAATATGCAGGCCAGCCTGTGCAGGCAGCGCTGGATGCGCGCTGGCTGCAAGACCAGCAACTGCAAGTCAGGCAACTGGATGCGCACTTTGGTAAAAATACAGTGACAGCACAAGGCAACTGGGGTGGTACCGGTGACAGCTTGAAATTCAATATTGATGCCCAGGACTTGAGTCACCTGAATCCCTTGCTTAGCAACTGGCAACTGGCATTGGGCGGCAAGCTGAAGGCAGATGCGGTATTGCGGGGCCGTTTCGATGAGCCCGCAGGCAGTCTTGATGCCTTGGCAGAGCAAGTCATGATTAAACGTGGTAGCCAGCAATTTACCATTGCCCAGTTAAAGTCCAGCCTGAATCTGGCTAACGGTGCCAAAGGCCAGTTTGATGGCGAGCTCGTGGCCCAGCATCTGGGTGGTGATCTTCCGGCCCTGAGTTCTGCGCCTGATAACCCCGATAAACTCGCGCATGTCAGTCTCAAATTGCAGGGCAGGCGTGATGCCCACAAGCTGAGCCTGGAAACCATCTTTCCTAATAAACAGGTACTGAGCCTGGTCGCGAATGGCAGCATGCAGGCCAGTGCAAAAAATGACACTGCCTGGTCATGGAATGGGCAATTGCAGGCCTTGAATTTGAATGGCAAACCTGATCTGCGTTTACAAAGTTCAGCACCATTACAGGTGTCGGCACAGTCTGTACGCCTGGGTGGCCTGTCGCTGCAAAGCGCACTGGGCAAGCTGGAACTGGAAGAACTGGAATGGACACCTGCCGCACTCAAAACCAAAGGGCAAATCAGCGATGTACAGGTGCTGGAAATTGCCAAACTGTTTTATCCGCAAAATGCAGTCACAGGTAATCTGCGTCTGAATGCGCAATGGAAATTGCAATTGACCGAGCAAGCCCAGGGAGAAATCAAATTGCAACGCCAGAGCGGTGATTTGCGCTTCAATGATCCTGAGGGGACTGGTACTTCAGTCGCCCTGGGCATACGTGATGTGCAATTGCAGATGAAACTGGGTGGCCTGGTCGCCGGTAGCGATAGCGAAAACCTCAGTCTTGATCTGCTTGCCGATGGCAGCCGCCTGGGCCAATGGCAAGCGAAGCTCAATTCCCGCCTAAGCAAACAAAACGATGCCTGGACCATACTGGCCAGTGCACCCCTCAGTGGCCAGGTCACGGCAGCAGTTCCCGACTTGCAATGGCTGGGGCCTTTTGTCAATCCTGGGGTGGTACTCAAGGGCAAGCTGAACGCCGATGCGCGCCTGTCTGGCACCATAGGCAAGCCTGGCTATCGCGCCAACCTGGCAGGGCGGGAGATGGAAATCGCTTTCGCCTCAGAGGGTTTGTTATTGCCAAACGGCAGCCTGGATGTGCAGATAGAAGACAAACATCTGAAGCTGACGAATCTGCAATTTTCCAACACCGTCGCCAACATGCCGCGTCATGCGCAATTCAGGGATGAGAACTGGATAGGCCGCAAAGGTGAGTTCAAGGCCAGTGGTGATATCGACATGGGCAAAGAGACTGGCAGCATACAGGCACAATGGACACAATTTCCACTGCTGCAGCGCAAGGACAGATGGCTGCTGGTATCTGGCCAGGCGAATATCGTTGAAGCCAATGATATCTGGAGCCTGACCGGCAAGGTGCTGGCTGATGGCGCCTACTTCAGGCTGCCCAAGTTGCCGCCGCCCAGCCTTTCCAGTGATGTGGTTGTCGTACGCAAGACTGACAAGGCAGTTACTAAGGCAGCAGAAGCAGAAAGTAATAGAAAAGGTCTCAAGACCCGCATTGATGTCAGCTTCGACATGGGGCCGCGCTTCGTGTTTGTTGGCCGTGGCCTCGATACGGGCCTGGAAGGCAGCCTGCGGCTGCGTTCCAGCGATGGCAGCCCCTTGCAGGCGAATGGGTCCATACGCACCGTCAAGGGCGCGTATGAAGGCTATGGCCAGCAACTGGCAATAGAGCGGGGTATCCTGAACTTCCAGGGGCCACCGTCCAACCCTGGCCTGAATATCCGTGCCTTGCGCAAGGGTTTGCCTGTTGAAGCAGGGGTAGAAGTGGTCGGTACAGTCAGCGCACCGCAAGTCAGGCTGGTGTCAGAACCAGAAGTGCCGGATGCTGAAAAACTCTCATGGCTGGTGCTGGGGCGTGGTTCTGACCAGCTTGCCAGTGGCGACGCCTCATTGCTGATGTCGGCAGCGACAGCGATATTTGGTGGTGATGGCAGCCGCAATGTGCCGCGCGACATTGTGCAAGGCCTGGGCTTTGATGAGTTTTCGATAGGTTCTTCATCGAATGGTTCAGGCAGCCGCCTGCCAGTGCAGACGATTGCCGGTTCAACCGGTACCACCAATGCCACTACCGACCAGGTCGTCAGCGTAGGCAAGCGCATCATGCCGGGCCTGGTGTTGTCAGTGGAGCGCGGCTTGTCAGATGCCAGTGGCGGCATCAAGCTGAGCTGGCAACTGACCCGGCGCATCAGCATCACAGGCCGTACTGGTGCTGAGTCTGCGGTGGATGTGAATTACACTTTCTCCTTTAATTAA
- a CDS encoding DUF2867 domain-containing protein, whose product MKNKITETAVPASSKIAEDVPGAYFYDCYQTPFPHADLSAMQIYMDTFARTPGWVNALMGIRNRVVGLFGLKNLGGMKSLNKSKPAEAYQVGDRAGIFSLVYKSDEEVILCDSDKHLDVKVSVSKQTRDGQPFIAVTTVVHVHNNLGRAYMLFVGPAHKVIAPAVLARA is encoded by the coding sequence ATGAAAAACAAGATCACGGAAACAGCAGTCCCGGCATCAAGCAAGATCGCTGAAGATGTACCAGGCGCTTACTTTTACGACTGCTACCAAACACCCTTCCCTCATGCAGATCTGAGTGCAATGCAAATCTACATGGATACCTTTGCAAGAACACCGGGCTGGGTCAATGCTCTGATGGGCATACGTAATCGCGTGGTTGGCCTGTTTGGCTTGAAAAACCTGGGTGGCATGAAGTCGCTGAACAAAAGCAAACCAGCCGAGGCATATCAGGTAGGCGACAGGGCCGGGATATTTTCTCTGGTGTATAAATCTGATGAAGAAGTCATACTCTGTGATTCTGACAAACATCTTGATGTCAAGGTATCGGTCAGTAAGCAAACCCGGGATGGTCAGCCCTTCATTGCAGTCACCACCGTGGTGCATGTACACAATAACCTGGGGCGGGCATATATGTTGTTCGTGGGGCCGGCACACAAGGTGATTGCCCCGGCGGTATTGGCAAGAGCCTGA
- a CDS encoding pitrilysin family protein, with product MPNTLAISAIKSITPARRLVASLMLLAFILPASLPAVAEISLNDPLPINPDLKKGKLENGLTYYIQKNNNPQKKVELRLVVKAGSVLEDDDQQGLAHFTEHMAFNGSKHFKKHQLISYLQSIGVKFGADLNAYTSFDETVYILPIPTDKPAYLKTGFQVLADWAQGVEMKAVDIDKERGIILEEARLGKGASDRMMRQLLPEVFNGSKYAERLPIGKEDTIKQFKHDALRRFYKDWYRPDLMAVVVIGDVQPDDAEKMIYKYFSGLKNPVPARARPEINIPKNTASKTMVITDKEATNNMLMLRYPLEKQPTHEVIGDYRQDIIRNFYKSMLNRRLGALTEQARPPFLGASAGSEPVVAGYDSFVATAILSPSGTQAALDALMQEKNSIRQFGFTAAEFDRAKKIEAREYESMFNERSKSNSATFAAEYIRNFLTNEPIPGIKNEYLYFKEFAEGISLEEMNQFARNATPDDSIRLAFYVGSNKTGETIPSETDLLAMTATAEQKPLQARTEKAASASLMTTLPTPGKIVSEKENKLLGLVEMTLSNGVKVSLKKTDFKNDQVLMSARRAGGMSLFSDADYFNVYYSNPVVWGMGMGNFSQKDLQETLAGKSANVRTSMDNYSESIGGASGASDIETMLQLLYLRLTSPRKDEAMFQSLISSQKELARNTWARPEAVFSEAITTTIYKDNPRVPRLARVEDFDKISLDRSMEIYQSRFGSAKDLHFIFVGSFELDKIRPLIATYLASLPNTDIKTEYQDLHINPVQGVVKKDVYAGNEEKSTVVLSFNGTSTYTREENARFHAMVDILNLKVIDVLREKQGLIYSGGLNGSFERIPSNRYSIDAELPCSPENVDKVIAALFAEIKKIQQSGPQLEDLNKVKQSWLKAHQEELRSNESWLNHLQGAVYYKTEAEAILSVDKRIRAITPTQIKEAAQRYFNFQNYAQIVLYPEQKK from the coding sequence ATGCCGAATACCCTTGCTATCTCAGCAATAAAATCAATCACCCCCGCCAGGAGGCTGGTTGCCAGCCTGATGTTGCTTGCATTTATCCTGCCTGCGAGCCTTCCTGCAGTGGCAGAAATTAGCCTGAACGATCCCCTGCCCATCAATCCCGACCTGAAAAAGGGCAAACTGGAAAATGGCCTGACTTACTATATCCAGAAGAATAATAATCCGCAAAAGAAAGTGGAGCTGCGCCTGGTGGTAAAAGCCGGGTCGGTGCTGGAGGATGATGATCAACAGGGTCTGGCGCATTTTACTGAGCACATGGCCTTCAACGGCTCTAAGCATTTCAAGAAACATCAACTGATTTCTTACCTGCAATCCATAGGCGTGAAATTCGGTGCTGATCTGAATGCCTATACCAGCTTTGATGAAACGGTGTATATCCTGCCCATCCCTACCGACAAACCGGCCTATTTGAAAACTGGTTTCCAGGTACTGGCTGACTGGGCACAGGGTGTGGAGATGAAGGCTGTTGATATCGACAAGGAACGCGGCATTATCCTGGAAGAAGCGCGGCTGGGCAAAGGTGCCAGTGACCGCATGATGCGCCAATTGCTGCCAGAGGTATTCAATGGCTCCAAATATGCAGAGCGCCTGCCCATAGGCAAGGAAGACACGATCAAACAGTTCAAGCATGATGCCCTGCGCCGTTTTTACAAGGATTGGTACAGGCCAGACCTGATGGCGGTAGTCGTTATCGGCGACGTACAGCCGGATGATGCCGAGAAAATGATATACAAGTATTTTTCAGGCTTGAAAAACCCGGTACCTGCGCGTGCACGGCCAGAAATCAATATCCCCAAAAATACCGCCTCCAAGACCATGGTTATCACCGACAAGGAGGCCACGAATAACATGCTGATGCTACGCTATCCACTGGAGAAGCAGCCAACGCATGAAGTCATAGGGGACTATCGTCAGGATATCATCCGCAATTTCTACAAATCCATGCTGAACCGCCGCCTGGGTGCGTTGACGGAACAGGCCAGGCCACCTTTCCTGGGCGCGTCTGCCGGTAGCGAACCTGTGGTAGCAGGCTATGATTCTTTTGTAGCGACCGCGATATTGTCACCATCTGGAACACAAGCCGCGCTGGATGCATTGATGCAAGAGAAAAACAGCATACGTCAATTTGGTTTTACTGCAGCGGAGTTTGACCGCGCCAAGAAAATCGAAGCGCGTGAATATGAAAGCATGTTCAACGAGCGCAGCAAATCCAATTCTGCGACCTTTGCCGCAGAATATATACGCAACTTCCTGACCAATGAACCTATCCCTGGCATCAAGAATGAATACCTGTACTTCAAGGAATTTGCCGAAGGTATTTCACTGGAAGAGATGAATCAGTTCGCCAGGAACGCAACACCGGATGACAGTATCAGGCTGGCGTTTTATGTGGGTTCAAACAAGACAGGCGAGACCATACCAAGTGAAACAGATTTGCTGGCGATGACTGCCACGGCAGAGCAAAAGCCATTGCAGGCCCGCACAGAAAAAGCAGCCAGCGCCAGCTTGATGACTACTCTTCCTACGCCCGGCAAGATCGTTTCTGAAAAAGAAAACAAACTGCTGGGTCTGGTGGAGATGACTTTATCGAATGGCGTTAAAGTCAGCTTGAAAAAAACCGACTTCAAGAATGACCAGGTCTTGATGAGCGCCCGTCGTGCAGGCGGCATGTCTTTGTTCTCTGACGCAGATTATTTTAATGTGTATTACAGTAATCCCGTCGTCTGGGGCATGGGCATGGGAAATTTCAGCCAGAAAGATTTACAGGAAACCCTGGCAGGCAAATCAGCCAATGTCCGCACCAGCATGGATAATTATTCTGAAAGCATAGGCGGTGCGTCTGGTGCCAGCGATATAGAAACCATGTTGCAGTTGCTGTACCTGCGTCTGACCAGCCCGCGCAAGGATGAAGCAATGTTTCAGTCACTGATCAGCTCACAAAAGGAATTGGCAAGGAACACCTGGGCACGTCCTGAAGCCGTCTTCTCAGAAGCAATTACCACGACCATCTACAAAGACAATCCACGCGTGCCGCGCCTGGCAAGAGTAGAGGATTTTGACAAGATTTCGCTGGACCGCAGTATGGAAATTTATCAATCCCGTTTTGGTAGCGCCAAGGATTTGCACTTTATTTTTGTTGGCAGCTTTGAACTGGACAAGATCAGGCCGCTGATCGCCACCTATCTCGCCAGCTTGCCCAATACGGACATCAAGACCGAATATCAGGATTTGCATATCAATCCTGTGCAAGGTGTCGTCAAGAAAGATGTCTATGCCGGCAATGAAGAAAAAAGTACTGTGGTACTCAGCTTCAACGGCACATCCACTTATACGCGGGAAGAAAATGCACGCTTTCATGCGATGGTGGATATCCTGAATCTGAAGGTCATTGATGTGCTGCGCGAAAAGCAGGGGTTGATTTACAGTGGTGGCCTGAATGGCTCTTTTGAACGTATTCCATCAAATAGGTACAGCATAGATGCAGAATTGCCTTGCAGCCCAGAAAACGTGGATAAGGTCATTGCTGCCCTGTTTGCCGAAATCAAGAAAATACAGCAGTCTGGCCCGCAACTGGAAGACCTGAACAAGGTCAAGCAATCCTGGTTGAAAGCGCACCAGGAAGAATTGCGCAGCAATGAAAGCTGGCTGAACCATCTGCAAGGCGCGGTCTATTATAAAACCGAGGCAGAGGCCATCTTGTCGGTGGATAAACGCATACGCGCCATCACGCCGACACAGATCAAGGAGGCAGCGCAGCGTTATTTCAACTTCCAGAACTATGCGCAGATTGTGCTTTATCCTGAACAGAAGAAATAA